In one window of Melospiza melodia melodia isolate bMelMel2 chromosome 21, bMelMel2.pri, whole genome shotgun sequence DNA:
- the P2RX5 gene encoding P2X purinoceptor 5 isoform X1, with the protein MGQVAWKALFLSLFDYKTEKYVIAKNKKVGVLYRVVQLSILAYLVGWVFVVKKGYQDTDTSLQSSVITKLKGVAFTNTSELGERIWDVADYVIPPQGESVFFVMTNLIVTPNQRQATCAEVGRTEPLDPQTPAKPGLGADRGHFWSHKERKDGRQVFFPSASIPDALCDRDTDCLEGEAVVAGNGVKTGRCLKDRGSSRGTCEILAWCPVEKRSKPKKPLLGSAENFTVYIKNSIRFPKFKFSKMNVLATDNESYLKSCRYSQEHPYCPIFVLGNIVRWAGGDFQEMALQGGVIGIQIEWNCDLDKAPSECNPHYSFSRLDNKSAETSISSGYNFRFAKYYRDAEGVDYRTLIKAYGIRFDVMVNGKAGKFNIIPTIINISSGLALMGAGAFFCDLVLIYLIKKSNFYRGKKYEEVKSNSRKSLSSPTLNGNQSPEQLDGL; encoded by the exons ATGGGGCAGGTGGCTTGGAAGGCTTTATTTCTGTCTCTCTTCGATTATAAAACCGAGAAATACGTCATTGCCAAGAACAAGAAGGTTGGGGTCCTCTACCGAGTGGTGCAGCTCTCCATCCTGGCTTACCTGGTGGG gtGGGTGTTTGTGGTCAAGAAAGGCTACCAGGACACAGACACGTCCCTGCAGAGCTCTGTCATCACCAAGCTGAAAGGGGTGGCCTTCACCAACACCTCGGAGCTGGGGGAGAGGATTTGGGATGTTGCAGACTATGTCATCCCTCCCCAG GGTGAAAGTGTCTTCTTTGTCATGACAAATCTGATTGTGACCCCAAACCAGAGACAAGCCACGTGTGCTGAGGTAGGAAGAACTGAGCCCCTTGACCCCCAGACCCCTGCAAAACCGGGGCTAGGAGCTGACAGAGGACACTTCTGGAGCCACAAAGAAAGGAAGGATGGAAGACAAGTATTTTTTCCT AGTGCCAGCATTCCCGATGCCCTGTGTGACAGGGACACGGACTGCCTGGAAGGGGAAGCAGTGGTGGCTGGCAATG gggTTAAGACTGGCCGTTGTTTGAAAgacaggggcagcagcagagggactTGTGAGATACTGGCCTGGTGCCCAGTGGAGAAAAGATCCAAGCCCAA GAAGCCACTTCTGGGCAGTGCAGAAAACTTCACTGTTTACATCAAGAACTCCATTCGCTTCCCCAAGTTTAAGTTCTCCAA GATGAACGTGCTGGCCACTGACAACGAGTCCTACCTGAAGAGCTGCCGGTACAGCCAGGAGCATCCCTACTGCCCCATCTTCGTGCTGGGCAACATCGTCCGCTGGGCTGGGGGCGACTTCCAGGAAATGGCCTTGCAG GGTGGTGTGATAGGAATTCAGATTGAATGGAACTGTGATCTTGATAAAGCCCCTTCTGAATGTAATCCTCACTATTCTTTTAGCCGGCTGGATAACAAgtctgcagaaacctccatctcTTCTGGGTACAACTTCAG GTTTGCCAAGTATTACCGGGATGCTGAGGGGGTCGACTACCGGACGCTCATTAAAGCCTACGGAATCCGCTTCGATGTGATGGTGAATGGCAAG GCGGGGAAATTTAACATCATTCCCACCATTATCAATATCAGCTCGGGGCTGGCACTCATGGGAGCT GGAGCTTTCTTTTGTGACCTGGTGCTGATATACCTGATCAAGAAGAGTAACTTTTATCGAGGCAAAAAGTACGAGGAAGTCAA GTCCAACTCCAGGAAGTCCCTGTCGAGCCCTACGCTGAACGGGAATCAGAGCCCGGAGCAGCTCGATGGGCTCTAG
- the P2RX5 gene encoding P2X purinoceptor 5 isoform X2 translates to MGQVAWKALFLSLFDYKTEKYVIAKNKKVGVLYRVVQLSILAYLVGWVFVVKKGYQDTDTSLQSSVITKLKGVAFTNTSELGERIWDVADYVIPPQGESVFFVMTNLIVTPNQRQATCAEVGRTEPLDPQTPAKPGLGADRGHFWSHKERKDGRQSASIPDALCDRDTDCLEGEAVVAGNGVKTGRCLKDRGSSRGTCEILAWCPVEKRSKPKKPLLGSAENFTVYIKNSIRFPKFKFSKMNVLATDNESYLKSCRYSQEHPYCPIFVLGNIVRWAGGDFQEMALQGGVIGIQIEWNCDLDKAPSECNPHYSFSRLDNKSAETSISSGYNFRFAKYYRDAEGVDYRTLIKAYGIRFDVMVNGKAGKFNIIPTIINISSGLALMGAGAFFCDLVLIYLIKKSNFYRGKKYEEVKSNSRKSLSSPTLNGNQSPEQLDGL, encoded by the exons ATGGGGCAGGTGGCTTGGAAGGCTTTATTTCTGTCTCTCTTCGATTATAAAACCGAGAAATACGTCATTGCCAAGAACAAGAAGGTTGGGGTCCTCTACCGAGTGGTGCAGCTCTCCATCCTGGCTTACCTGGTGGG gtGGGTGTTTGTGGTCAAGAAAGGCTACCAGGACACAGACACGTCCCTGCAGAGCTCTGTCATCACCAAGCTGAAAGGGGTGGCCTTCACCAACACCTCGGAGCTGGGGGAGAGGATTTGGGATGTTGCAGACTATGTCATCCCTCCCCAG GGTGAAAGTGTCTTCTTTGTCATGACAAATCTGATTGTGACCCCAAACCAGAGACAAGCCACGTGTGCTGAGGTAGGAAGAACTGAGCCCCTTGACCCCCAGACCCCTGCAAAACCGGGGCTAGGAGCTGACAGAGGACACTTCTGGAGCCACAAAGAAAGGAAGGATGGAAGACAA AGTGCCAGCATTCCCGATGCCCTGTGTGACAGGGACACGGACTGCCTGGAAGGGGAAGCAGTGGTGGCTGGCAATG gggTTAAGACTGGCCGTTGTTTGAAAgacaggggcagcagcagagggactTGTGAGATACTGGCCTGGTGCCCAGTGGAGAAAAGATCCAAGCCCAA GAAGCCACTTCTGGGCAGTGCAGAAAACTTCACTGTTTACATCAAGAACTCCATTCGCTTCCCCAAGTTTAAGTTCTCCAA GATGAACGTGCTGGCCACTGACAACGAGTCCTACCTGAAGAGCTGCCGGTACAGCCAGGAGCATCCCTACTGCCCCATCTTCGTGCTGGGCAACATCGTCCGCTGGGCTGGGGGCGACTTCCAGGAAATGGCCTTGCAG GGTGGTGTGATAGGAATTCAGATTGAATGGAACTGTGATCTTGATAAAGCCCCTTCTGAATGTAATCCTCACTATTCTTTTAGCCGGCTGGATAACAAgtctgcagaaacctccatctcTTCTGGGTACAACTTCAG GTTTGCCAAGTATTACCGGGATGCTGAGGGGGTCGACTACCGGACGCTCATTAAAGCCTACGGAATCCGCTTCGATGTGATGGTGAATGGCAAG GCGGGGAAATTTAACATCATTCCCACCATTATCAATATCAGCTCGGGGCTGGCACTCATGGGAGCT GGAGCTTTCTTTTGTGACCTGGTGCTGATATACCTGATCAAGAAGAGTAACTTTTATCGAGGCAAAAAGTACGAGGAAGTCAA GTCCAACTCCAGGAAGTCCCTGTCGAGCCCTACGCTGAACGGGAATCAGAGCCCGGAGCAGCTCGATGGGCTCTAG
- the P2RX5 gene encoding P2X purinoceptor 5 isoform X3, whose amino-acid sequence MGQVAWKALFLSLFDYKTEKYVIAKNKKVGVLYRVVQLSILAYLVGWVFVVKKGYQDTDTSLQSSVITKLKGVAFTNTSELGERIWDVADYVIPPQGESVFFVMTNLIVTPNQRQATCAESASIPDALCDRDTDCLEGEAVVAGNGVKTGRCLKDRGSSRGTCEILAWCPVEKRSKPKKPLLGSAENFTVYIKNSIRFPKFKFSKMNVLATDNESYLKSCRYSQEHPYCPIFVLGNIVRWAGGDFQEMALQGGVIGIQIEWNCDLDKAPSECNPHYSFSRLDNKSAETSISSGYNFRFAKYYRDAEGVDYRTLIKAYGIRFDVMVNGKAGKFNIIPTIINISSGLALMGAGAFFCDLVLIYLIKKSNFYRGKKYEEVKSNSRKSLSSPTLNGNQSPEQLDGL is encoded by the exons ATGGGGCAGGTGGCTTGGAAGGCTTTATTTCTGTCTCTCTTCGATTATAAAACCGAGAAATACGTCATTGCCAAGAACAAGAAGGTTGGGGTCCTCTACCGAGTGGTGCAGCTCTCCATCCTGGCTTACCTGGTGGG gtGGGTGTTTGTGGTCAAGAAAGGCTACCAGGACACAGACACGTCCCTGCAGAGCTCTGTCATCACCAAGCTGAAAGGGGTGGCCTTCACCAACACCTCGGAGCTGGGGGAGAGGATTTGGGATGTTGCAGACTATGTCATCCCTCCCCAG GGTGAAAGTGTCTTCTTTGTCATGACAAATCTGATTGTGACCCCAAACCAGAGACAAGCCACGTGTGCTGAG AGTGCCAGCATTCCCGATGCCCTGTGTGACAGGGACACGGACTGCCTGGAAGGGGAAGCAGTGGTGGCTGGCAATG gggTTAAGACTGGCCGTTGTTTGAAAgacaggggcagcagcagagggactTGTGAGATACTGGCCTGGTGCCCAGTGGAGAAAAGATCCAAGCCCAA GAAGCCACTTCTGGGCAGTGCAGAAAACTTCACTGTTTACATCAAGAACTCCATTCGCTTCCCCAAGTTTAAGTTCTCCAA GATGAACGTGCTGGCCACTGACAACGAGTCCTACCTGAAGAGCTGCCGGTACAGCCAGGAGCATCCCTACTGCCCCATCTTCGTGCTGGGCAACATCGTCCGCTGGGCTGGGGGCGACTTCCAGGAAATGGCCTTGCAG GGTGGTGTGATAGGAATTCAGATTGAATGGAACTGTGATCTTGATAAAGCCCCTTCTGAATGTAATCCTCACTATTCTTTTAGCCGGCTGGATAACAAgtctgcagaaacctccatctcTTCTGGGTACAACTTCAG GTTTGCCAAGTATTACCGGGATGCTGAGGGGGTCGACTACCGGACGCTCATTAAAGCCTACGGAATCCGCTTCGATGTGATGGTGAATGGCAAG GCGGGGAAATTTAACATCATTCCCACCATTATCAATATCAGCTCGGGGCTGGCACTCATGGGAGCT GGAGCTTTCTTTTGTGACCTGGTGCTGATATACCTGATCAAGAAGAGTAACTTTTATCGAGGCAAAAAGTACGAGGAAGTCAA GTCCAACTCCAGGAAGTCCCTGTCGAGCCCTACGCTGAACGGGAATCAGAGCCCGGAGCAGCTCGATGGGCTCTAG